AAGCTGAGGAATTAGTTGAAAATGAACTGATCCATGATGCAAAAACTCTTTATGCAGTGCAATATTGGCAACTAATGAAAGTTGGGACAGAGAAAGACAATGCCTAATCAAGAATTAACCGAAACGTATTCGCACTATTACATGGACTTACATATTCATATTGGTAAAGACATGGAAGGGAAATATGTTAAAATAACAGCTTCAGATGAGCTAACAATAGATAACATTATGGCAGAAGCCGCCCAGCGAAAAGGTCTTGGTATAGTTGGGGTGATAGACTGTCTATCACCAACTGTACTAGATGAACTCGAGCTCGGATTGTCCAAAGGAGATTTTACTGAGTTAAGTGGGGGAGGACTTTCTTATCGAGGAGAAACAACCTTAATTTTAGGGGCGGAATTGGAAATAGTTGATGACAAGTCACACGGGCCTATACATGTCCTCTGTTATCTGCCTACGTTAGCAGATATGAAAGAGTTTTCGGACTGGTGCGGAAAGGCGATAAAAAATCTCTCACTAAGTACACAACGTATTTATGTAGGGGCTCAAACACTGCAAAAGCGAGTCAAAGAGGCGGGGGGCTGGTTTATTCCTGCACATATTTTTACTCCCTTTAAAAGTGTATATGGTAAAGGTGTAGCCACGTTTATGGAAGAAGTGTTAGACTTATCGCTTGTTGATGCTGTTGAATTAGGCCTAAGCTCAGATATTTCAATGGCTGACTTATTGCCTGAATTAGCTTCTTTTCCTTTTATTACGAGTTCAGACGCGCATTCTATCCCAAAAATCGGTCGGGAGCATCAAATTATTCAGGCGGCGGCCCCTACATTTTTGGAGATAGAAAAGGCTTTGAAAGAGATATCACATAGAAAAGTCATAGCTAATTGTGGTTTGTATCCACAATTAGGGAAATACTATCAATCAGTATGTGGCGTTTGCTATAAGCCATTAAAGAACGAAATATGCTCTTATCATCCTAATAGTGCTGTCATTAGAGGAGTTTATGATCGAATTACTCAACTTGCCGAAGCGCAGAAAGGACAGCTTAATGCGTGTAAAATGAAAAGGGAACGGCCCCCATACCGACCACATGTGCCTTTAGAATTTATTCCAGGTATTGGCCCGAAAACGATCGACAAGCTAATTACTCACTTCCACTCTGAAATGGCCATCATCCATGAAGTCCCGTTGGAAGAATTAGCTCACTATCTTAATGAAAAACAACTAGAGAACGTCACCAGTATCCGACAGCAGACAATAAAAATCTCCTCGGGTGGGGGCGGGATCTATGGCAAAATAACGTTTTGAAAATAATACTCATAGTTTTACACCTCATTTCATAGACTCTGGTAGAAGGCTAATCATGTCAGAAATGAGGTTTTAACTATGCCGAAACTATCTCTCAAACGAAATATAGTAACACATCATTTAGAGACCAATCGAGCTACATATATTTTCACGACAGTCTTACTCATTATGGGTGTTATTTTTGGTGCTATTATTGTAAACAGTATGGGGTTTACACAAAAGAATGATCTATATGCCTACTTAACACTCTTTTTTAATGAAGCAAGTAAGGGGGAGTTTGCAAGTTCAAGAGAGGTATTTGTACAAAGTTTTGCATATTATAGTAAAATTCTCGGGTTTATTTGGTTTTTAGGTCTCTCTGTTATTGGGTTGCCGATCATTTATATTCTTTTATTTGTAAAAGGCGTGATGGTTGGTTTTACTGTTGGAATATTAGTTGATCAAATGGGGGTTAATGGTTTTCTATTTGCTTTTACCTCTGTCTTGCCGCAAAATATTGTCCTGATTCCTGTTTTTATAACTGCAGCTACGATGGCTACTGCATTTACGGTGAAGCTATGGAGGCAAATCGTAAGGAAAGGAAGAGAGCCCGTTATAACTCACTTTGTTCATTACAGTTTTTTTATTTTATGTATAGGCTTAATCCTTCTTCTTGTAGCAAGCTTTGAAGCCTTTATTTCTCCTCGTATCATGTCATTGATAATTGAAATGGTTATTTAATGATATTTCAATTTAAATAATAATAATTTTAAAATGATTTTTATAACGATTATCATTTCTCATTTGACACCTTATTTTCTCCCAGAGTATAATATAATGAAAGATCAACCTGAGAATAAACTGAGAAAGTAATAAAAGATGTTACTTCCTTATTTATAGAACGCAGAGGGCAACGGATAATGTAGTAGGGGGAAAAAAATGGAACAACGAATAGAGCGGATAAAAAAACAATTACATTCTCAAAGTTATAAATTGACACCTCAACGAGAAGCCACTGTACGAGTACTTTTAGAACACGAAGATGATCATCTTAGTGCAGAAGATGTCTATATGTTAGTAAAAGAAAAATATCCTGAAATTGGATTGGCTACTGTTTATAGAACATTGGAATTGCTTACAGAACTAAAAGTTGTTGATAAAATTAATTTTGGCGATGGTGTATCCAGATATGATCTTCGTCAAGAGGGAGCCACCCATTTTCATCATCATTTAGTATGTATTGAATGCGGATCTGTTGATGAGATTCAAGAAGACTTATTAGAAGATGTAGAAAAGGTTGTAGAAGATCGGTGGAATTTTGCTATTAAAGATCATCGACTCACATTTCACGGTATTTGCCATAGATGTAAAAATTAGAGTTTACACCCTAATAACTTCGATAGCCTGATGAAGCAGCTGCTTCATCAGGCTTTTTGCTTAAACGCTTATAGTTAAGGACAATAAATTTACCTGAAATAAGCGTCCGTAAACCTGGTACGTCAACACTAAACTGGACAAAAATTATAGAGGCTGTTGTTTGAATTCCATTGGTGTTAAATAGTCTAACGTTCCATGAATGCGAATGTGATTAAACCAATGAACATAATTATCCAGTTCAATAGCGAGCTGTTCAAGAGAAGAGAAATGAGCACTGTTAGCGAATTCTGTTTTGAATACCTTAAACATCGCTTCAGCCACGGCATTATCATAAGGGCATCCTTTCATGCTCAACGATCTTTGGATGCCAAATGTTTCAAGTGCTTCGGAAATAAGCTTATTATCAAATTCTTTACCACGGTCAGTGTGGAACATCCGAACGTCGTTCAAATTACCTTTAATACGCGATAAAGCCTGATAGACCAGCTTTGCATTCTTATTAGCACCAGCACTACGATCAATGATTTCACGGTTAAAAAGATCGACAAATAAGCATACGTAATGCCATTTTGCTCCAACGCGGACGTACGTTAAATCACTTACAATGACAGCCAACGGCTTGTCTTGTTCAAATTGACGCTGTAATTCGTTTTTTACTAACGCTTCATTACACCATGTCTTATGTGGCTTGTACTGTGCTACGGTATAGTTTGATACAAGTCCCAGTTCGTTCATTAATCGGCCAATTCGACGACGGGATACGTTTTTTGGTCTTGGTAATCTACTTAATTCTTTCTTAATTTTGCGCGTGCCATAATTGTTCCGGCTTTCTTTAAAAATTCGGGAGACCTCTTGGGAAATCTCTTCATCTTCCCTTTTAAACACACATCGGCCGTGGGAATTGGCATGATAGTAATACGTACTTTTAGGAATCTGGAGGACGTTACACATTGCTGATACCGAATAAATGTGAGCATTATTTCGAATCACATCTATTTTTGTCCCATGATCAGCGCTGCTTGCTTTAAAATATCATTTTCCATCATGAGACGCTGATTTTCCTTACGTAACCTAGCTAGTTCATTCTCTTCTTCAGAACGGTTATCTTTGGCGGCAAATGAACCTGTTTCTTTATGATTTTTAATCCAGCGATCTAACGCAGAAGGCGTGATATCATACTCTCTCGCAATATCTGCACGTGATTTACCATTTTCATAAAGCTTCACTAATTGCAGTTTAAACTCGGCTGTAAAAGTTCGACGTTGACGTGTCATCTTAGTCACGCTCCCTTATGTTATAGTCTTAGTTTACAAGCCCTCATTTTATCTGTCCAACTTAGTGTAGCCTATCCAAGATTGGATAGTTTAGGTGGGGGATAAACTGTCCCTAAAGGTCCGATAAGTTAAACTAACAATAAGAGGGGGATGAAGAAAAACTCCCACTTATTGAAGCTTAGCTTTATGAGTGGAAATTAAAAATAATTAAGCATGCTGCTACTCGGATTTTTCGTAGTCAGCTATCACCCATCGAAACTACAACCTATTCATAATGGTTTTTTCTTAGTGCTAAACTGTTAGAATACGTCATATATAATTAAAATCTCACTATCAACATACGAAAATGTCGGCTAATCAAACTGTATTTTCATAAGAAGCATGTATATACGATCTC
The genomic region above belongs to Bacillus sp. A301a_S52 and contains:
- a CDS encoding IS3 family transposase (programmed frameshift); this encodes MTRQRRTFTAEFKLQLVKLYENGKSRADIAREYDITPSALDRWIKNHKETGSFAAKDNRSEEENELARLRKENQRLMMENDIFKASSADHGTKIDVIRNNAHIYSVSAMCNVLQIPKSTYYYHANSHGRCVFKREDEEISQEVSRIFKESRNNYGTRKIKKELSRLPRPKNVSRRRIGRLMNELGLVSNYTVAQYKPHKTWCNEALVKNELQRQFEQDKPLAVIVSDLTYVRVGAKWHYVCLFVDLFNREIIDRSAGANKNAKLVYQALSRIKGNLNDVRMFHTDRGKEFDNKLISEALETFGIQRSLSMKGCPYDNAVAEAMFKVFKTEFANSAHFSSLEQLAIELDNYVHWFNHIRIHGTLDYLTPMEFKQQPL
- a CDS encoding transcriptional repressor, giving the protein MEQRIERIKKQLHSQSYKLTPQREATVRVLLEHEDDHLSAEDVYMLVKEKYPEIGLATVYRTLELLTELKVVDKINFGDGVSRYDLRQEGATHFHHHLVCIECGSVDEIQEDLLEDVEKVVEDRWNFAIKDHRLTFHGICHRCKN
- the spoIIM gene encoding stage II sporulation protein M is translated as MPKLSLKRNIVTHHLETNRATYIFTTVLLIMGVIFGAIIVNSMGFTQKNDLYAYLTLFFNEASKGEFASSREVFVQSFAYYSKILGFIWFLGLSVIGLPIIYILLFVKGVMVGFTVGILVDQMGVNGFLFAFTSVLPQNIVLIPVFITAATMATAFTVKLWRQIVRKGREPVITHFVHYSFFILCIGLILLLVASFEAFISPRIMSLIIEMVI
- a CDS encoding TIGR00375 family protein translates to MPNQELTETYSHYYMDLHIHIGKDMEGKYVKITASDELTIDNIMAEAAQRKGLGIVGVIDCLSPTVLDELELGLSKGDFTELSGGGLSYRGETTLILGAELEIVDDKSHGPIHVLCYLPTLADMKEFSDWCGKAIKNLSLSTQRIYVGAQTLQKRVKEAGGWFIPAHIFTPFKSVYGKGVATFMEEVLDLSLVDAVELGLSSDISMADLLPELASFPFITSSDAHSIPKIGREHQIIQAAAPTFLEIEKALKEISHRKVIANCGLYPQLGKYYQSVCGVCYKPLKNEICSYHPNSAVIRGVYDRITQLAEAQKGQLNACKMKRERPPYRPHVPLEFIPGIGPKTIDKLITHFHSEMAIIHEVPLEELAHYLNEKQLENVTSIRQQTIKISSGGGGIYGKITF